In one window of Desulforhabdus amnigena DNA:
- a CDS encoding universal stress protein has product MFSKLIVAYDGSKQSEKAYKLALDIASKFSAKMMVLSVAHPPEPPITVEFEAVLESATEYFEGHFKCLKELAESAGVDATFLVKVGHPAEQIVHLANEENADAIVMGHRGESLLQRWLLGSVAKRVISYAHCTVIVVR; this is encoded by the coding sequence ATGTTCAGTAAATTGATTGTCGCCTATGACGGTTCCAAACAATCGGAAAAGGCCTATAAGCTTGCTCTCGATATAGCATCCAAATTTTCTGCCAAAATGATGGTGCTCTCCGTGGCCCATCCGCCCGAACCCCCCATTACTGTGGAGTTCGAAGCGGTGCTCGAGAGTGCTACCGAGTACTTCGAGGGACATTTCAAGTGTCTCAAGGAGTTGGCGGAGTCCGCAGGCGTTGATGCAACCTTTCTGGTAAAGGTGGGGCATCCGGCCGAACAGATCGTGCATCTGGCCAACGAGGAAAATGCGGATGCCATCGTGATGGGCCATCGCGGAGAAAGCCTTTTGCAAAGGTGGTTGCTCGGATCTGTGGCGAAACGGGTTATAAGTTATGCCCACTGCACGGTGATTGTGGTGCGATGA
- the crcB gene encoding fluoride efflux transporter CrcB yields MMKIFFVMVGGSLGALSRYGVSLLAAKLFGSRFPFGTLIVNLSGCFLIGLSFTLADRGVSIMNPSLRLFFMTGFLGALTTFSTFALETVNSMRAETYLVTAANFLSNNLIGTALVFLGMWVGRLR; encoded by the coding sequence ATGATGAAGATTTTTTTTGTCATGGTCGGCGGAAGCCTTGGAGCACTTTCCCGTTACGGTGTATCGCTGCTGGCTGCAAAGCTCTTTGGAAGCCGGTTTCCGTTTGGAACACTCATTGTAAACCTTTCGGGCTGTTTTCTCATCGGCCTCTCTTTTACCCTGGCCGATCGGGGGGTAAGCATCATGAATCCTTCGCTGCGGCTCTTTTTCATGACCGGGTTCCTCGGGGCTCTTACGACCTTTTCAACCTTTGCTTTGGAGACGGTCAACTCCATGCGTGCGGAAACATACCTCGTTACAGCGGCTAATTTTCTTTCCAACAACCTTATTGGCACAGCCCTTGTTTTTCTTGGCATGTGGGTTGGTCGACTGAGATAG
- a CDS encoding DUF190 domain-containing protein — translation MLQYKVIEIFTNEEARWQGQPLYSAVVQHVSDLKIAARCMVTRGIEGSYESGEIATGRLEVLSYNMPVRITIVLPVFEFERVLSTVERMVTDGIIAARDVDVISHKTRGRFIPRHVKVRDIMTPNPKKVATETPLSEVTRLLLSSVFTGLPVVDGENRPVGVIAQGDLIYKAGLPMRLGLLSESDREKREAILESLAPKQAQEVMTQPAVTVGEDRLVTEAVGLMLEKKVKRLPVVDEAGKLIGILSRVDVFRTVMKECPNWPALQDKNILVRGLRFVSDIMRRDTSMVLPDTPVEEVIRIIACNDIQRVCVVDKEGHFLGLISDRDLLASFSDYHPGIWDYFVSKIPFTERGQRYKELSEYLRARTAADVMNTNIVTVREDTPIEEAIKLMLEGAIKRLPVLDLEGKFKGMINRDSLLRTGFASS, via the coding sequence ATGCTGCAGTACAAAGTCATCGAGATATTCACCAATGAGGAGGCCAGGTGGCAGGGACAGCCACTCTACAGCGCCGTCGTTCAGCATGTGAGCGATCTCAAAATCGCAGCGCGATGCATGGTTACGAGAGGAATAGAGGGTTCCTACGAGAGTGGGGAGATTGCCACCGGAAGGCTGGAGGTTCTTTCTTACAACATGCCTGTGCGTATAACCATCGTCTTGCCTGTTTTCGAATTCGAGCGCGTTCTTTCCACAGTGGAACGAATGGTCACGGACGGCATCATAGCAGCCAGGGATGTAGATGTCATATCCCATAAGACCCGTGGCCGATTCATACCAAGACACGTTAAAGTCCGGGACATAATGACTCCTAATCCAAAGAAAGTCGCCACAGAAACGCCCTTGAGCGAAGTGACCAGGCTGCTGCTCTCTTCCGTCTTCACTGGTCTTCCCGTGGTTGATGGGGAAAACCGCCCGGTTGGAGTCATTGCACAGGGAGACTTGATCTACAAAGCCGGTCTGCCCATGCGGCTGGGGCTCTTGTCCGAATCGGATCGTGAAAAGCGTGAGGCCATCCTCGAATCTCTTGCTCCGAAGCAGGCCCAAGAAGTCATGACGCAGCCGGCCGTTACCGTAGGAGAGGACAGACTGGTGACGGAGGCCGTAGGCCTCATGCTGGAGAAGAAGGTAAAACGCCTTCCCGTCGTGGACGAAGCAGGAAAGCTCATTGGCATACTGTCCCGCGTGGATGTCTTTCGCACCGTTATGAAAGAATGTCCGAACTGGCCCGCCCTGCAGGATAAAAACATTCTTGTCCGCGGACTGCGATTTGTTTCCGATATCATGCGCCGGGACACCTCTATGGTGCTTCCGGATACCCCCGTCGAGGAGGTGATACGCATCATAGCTTGTAACGACATTCAGCGGGTTTGTGTCGTGGACAAGGAAGGACATTTTCTCGGGCTCATTTCAGACCGGGATCTGCTCGCTTCTTTTTCGGACTACCATCCCGGAATTTGGGATTATTTCGTCAGCAAGATCCCCTTTACCGAGCGGGGCCAACGGTACAAGGAGTTGAGCGAGTATCTGCGTGCGAGGACGGCCGCCGATGTGATGAATACCAACATCGTGACGGTTCGCGAGGACACCCCCATCGAGGAGGCTATCAAACTCATGCTCGAGGGAGCCATTAAACGCCTACCGGTGCTCGACCTGGAGGGTAAATTCAAGGGGATGATCAACCGCGATTCGCTTCTGCGTACGGGATTTGCCTCCTCATAG
- a CDS encoding PTS sugar transporter subunit IIA codes for MDSLLDALQEGRLIELLDNNKEDALQFLAHIIEAIPSLPAGTDVMERVMARERAANSALGKGWACPHTRVPFEEDLMCVVGWSPQGIDYGAPDGIPVSIIVMYLVPENQRNQFLREASMLAKALKSYADMEKLSAAGELNEIRDYLLDLISSTRECVGPDARARMIQLQVRPSVAPIPAYDLANLIVEPVTIVTGPGLKHIVLAQNRHLVEFLDSARGLVEKLATEGVFQNDGWRVLKRGEVTYQGDRILYDCLAIKTADANPKTDR; via the coding sequence ATGGATAGCTTACTCGACGCCCTGCAGGAAGGCAGGTTGATCGAACTGCTTGACAACAACAAGGAAGATGCTCTGCAGTTCCTGGCACACATTATCGAAGCGATTCCATCTCTTCCAGCCGGAACCGATGTGATGGAGCGGGTCATGGCAAGGGAGCGCGCGGCGAATTCCGCTCTCGGGAAGGGTTGGGCCTGTCCCCACACGCGCGTGCCCTTCGAAGAGGACCTCATGTGCGTTGTGGGGTGGAGCCCCCAGGGCATCGATTACGGCGCTCCGGATGGAATTCCCGTATCGATTATCGTCATGTATCTCGTGCCGGAAAACCAGCGAAACCAGTTCCTGCGAGAGGCCTCCATGCTGGCCAAGGCTTTGAAATCCTACGCAGACATGGAGAAACTGAGCGCAGCCGGAGAACTGAACGAGATCCGAGATTATCTGCTTGACCTGATCAGCTCCACCAGGGAGTGCGTTGGCCCCGATGCGCGGGCACGAATGATTCAACTCCAGGTCAGGCCAAGCGTCGCTCCCATTCCGGCCTACGACCTGGCAAATCTTATCGTGGAGCCGGTGACCATTGTCACTGGTCCCGGTCTCAAACACATCGTGCTCGCTCAAAACCGCCATCTCGTCGAATTCCTCGATTCTGCCCGCGGGCTGGTTGAGAAGCTTGCGACCGAGGGGGTATTTCAAAACGACGGATGGCGGGTCTTGAAACGAGGGGAAGTAACCTATCAGGGAGACCGTATTTTGTACGACTGCCTGGCGATAAAAACGGCAGACGCCAATCCAAAGACAGACAGGTGA
- the mgtA gene encoding magnesium-translocating P-type ATPase, which translates to MITGLLKRLFRDSTAESLDRKRPQEVTNHERHLIDLCALPIRDALNALGSSSQGLGSEEADRRLDEYGPNELAHARRAGFWVDIFHRCKSPLVVQLLLIGTVSALIGEIKSTVIVSTMVLLSVGLSLILDRRSNNAVEALGKRVQSRTLVLRDGKEAEVKISEIVPGDVVLLHAGSIIPADLRLLTAKDFFVSQSALSGESMAVEKTANGSAVRGHNNAWELSNACFLGSSVTSGSARGVVVNTGTRTMFGAISERLTERREETSFDRGVRSFTWLMIRFMVVMVCAVFFIVGMTKGDWVEALLFGLAIAVGLTPEMLPMIVTVNLAKGALTMAKKKVIVKRLPAIQNFGAIDILCTDKTGTLTQDKVVLEQHVDITGHVSEDVLNYAYLNSYYQTGLRNLIDRAILDHTDLDVEENCTLVDELPFDFQRRRMSVVVDYEGDHVLICKGAVEEIYACCNRYQIGDEVYPLIDMIREDLFEEVERLNKDGYRVLGIAYREFLRDRTTYTVADERELILLGYIAFFDPPKDSAAEAIELLRAAGVTVKVLTGDNGLVTSKVCRDVGIEAKRIVTGADLLHLSKDDFSRVAGEACVFVKVSPAQKEQIVQELRDSGHVVGFIGDGINDAPALKAADVGISVDSAVDVAKEAADIVLLEKSLLVLEEGIIEGRKVFANIVKYIRMGASSNFGNMFSVVGASYLLPFLPMLPVQVLTNNLLYDFSQTGIPSDNVDEELITRPLKWDIGNIKRFMISIGPISSIFDYATFALMWFFFHCSAFTDPATGPHQKEALTSLFQTGWFVESLLTQTLIVHIIRTQRIPFFGSRASLHLTLTTLVIMSIGAWLPYSPFAGKLGMVPLPPVYWVWIAVFLLSYALLTHTVKMWFFKNYESR; encoded by the coding sequence ATGATTACAGGTCTTCTCAAAAGGCTCTTTCGGGATTCCACCGCTGAATCACTCGATCGAAAGAGACCTCAGGAAGTGACCAATCACGAGCGCCATTTGATCGATCTTTGTGCGCTCCCGATTCGAGATGCTCTCAATGCCCTTGGCAGCAGTTCCCAGGGATTGGGCTCTGAAGAGGCGGACCGGCGCCTGGATGAATATGGGCCGAACGAACTGGCACATGCAAGACGCGCCGGGTTTTGGGTTGACATCTTCCATCGCTGCAAAAGCCCTCTCGTTGTGCAACTGCTGCTCATCGGCACAGTCTCGGCCTTGATCGGCGAGATCAAATCAACGGTTATCGTCAGCACAATGGTGCTTCTCAGCGTAGGACTTTCCCTCATCCTCGATCGCCGTTCAAACAACGCGGTGGAGGCGCTCGGCAAACGCGTGCAGTCACGCACACTGGTTTTGCGAGACGGTAAGGAAGCGGAGGTCAAAATATCGGAGATTGTGCCGGGTGATGTCGTTCTCCTTCATGCCGGCTCGATCATCCCAGCGGACCTGAGACTGCTCACAGCCAAGGACTTTTTCGTGAGCCAGTCGGCACTTTCCGGAGAGTCCATGGCCGTCGAGAAAACGGCCAACGGCAGTGCGGTTCGTGGGCACAACAACGCATGGGAGCTTTCGAACGCCTGCTTTCTTGGAAGCAGCGTCACCAGTGGCTCGGCCCGTGGGGTTGTAGTAAACACCGGGACGCGGACCATGTTCGGGGCCATCTCGGAGCGATTGACCGAGCGCCGTGAAGAAACCAGTTTCGATCGGGGTGTGCGATCCTTCACCTGGCTCATGATCCGGTTCATGGTGGTCATGGTTTGTGCCGTGTTCTTTATCGTCGGCATGACCAAAGGCGACTGGGTGGAAGCCCTCTTGTTCGGCCTCGCCATAGCCGTGGGTCTCACCCCGGAAATGCTGCCGATGATCGTTACCGTAAACCTTGCCAAGGGCGCACTGACCATGGCCAAGAAGAAGGTCATCGTCAAAAGGCTCCCAGCCATTCAGAACTTTGGCGCCATAGATATCCTGTGTACTGACAAAACGGGGACCCTTACCCAGGACAAGGTGGTTCTCGAACAACATGTGGACATCACCGGACATGTGAGCGAAGATGTATTGAACTACGCCTATCTCAACAGTTACTACCAAACCGGCCTGCGCAACCTGATCGATCGGGCCATACTCGATCACACCGATCTTGATGTGGAAGAGAACTGCACTCTGGTGGACGAGCTTCCATTTGATTTCCAACGCCGCCGCATGTCGGTCGTGGTGGATTACGAGGGCGATCATGTACTGATCTGCAAAGGAGCCGTAGAAGAGATCTACGCCTGTTGTAACCGTTATCAAATAGGTGATGAAGTCTATCCTCTGATCGACATGATCCGGGAAGACCTCTTCGAGGAGGTCGAACGACTCAACAAAGACGGCTACCGTGTGCTGGGTATCGCCTACCGAGAATTCCTACGCGACAGGACCACCTATACCGTTGCGGATGAACGCGAGTTGATCCTTCTCGGCTACATCGCCTTCTTCGATCCGCCCAAAGATTCGGCGGCCGAGGCCATTGAACTCCTGAGAGCGGCAGGTGTCACGGTCAAGGTCCTCACTGGCGACAATGGACTCGTTACCAGCAAAGTCTGCCGGGACGTGGGTATTGAGGCGAAACGGATCGTCACCGGTGCCGATCTCTTGCACCTCTCAAAGGATGATTTTTCCCGCGTTGCAGGTGAAGCCTGCGTTTTCGTCAAGGTCAGTCCGGCTCAAAAGGAACAAATAGTCCAGGAACTGCGTGACAGCGGCCATGTAGTGGGATTCATAGGAGACGGCATCAACGATGCACCTGCCCTCAAAGCCGCCGACGTAGGGATTTCCGTGGACTCAGCTGTTGATGTGGCCAAGGAAGCCGCCGACATCGTGCTTCTGGAAAAAAGCCTCCTGGTCCTTGAAGAGGGGATCATCGAAGGAAGGAAAGTCTTTGCAAACATCGTCAAATACATTCGCATGGGTGCAAGCTCCAACTTCGGCAATATGTTCAGCGTGGTCGGCGCAAGCTATCTATTGCCTTTTCTGCCGATGCTGCCCGTACAGGTTCTGACGAATAACCTTCTTTACGACTTTTCCCAAACCGGAATTCCCAGCGACAATGTGGATGAGGAGCTGATCACCAGGCCTCTCAAATGGGACATCGGCAACATTAAGCGTTTTATGATCTCCATAGGACCCATAAGCTCCATTTTCGACTATGCGACCTTCGCTCTAATGTGGTTCTTTTTCCACTGCAGTGCCTTTACTGATCCGGCTACGGGGCCACATCAAAAGGAGGCGCTCACAAGCCTTTTCCAAACCGGCTGGTTCGTGGAATCGCTTCTGACTCAAACGCTGATCGTCCACATCATAAGAACACAGCGGATACCCTTCTTCGGGAGCCGCGCTTCCCTGCACCTGACGCTGACCACTCTTGTTATCATGAGCATCGGTGCATGGCTGCCCTATTCACCCTTTGCAGGGAAACTCGGCATGGTCCCATTACCGCCTGTTTACTGGGTCTGGATTGCGGTCTTCCTCCTTTCATATGCGCTACTCACCCATACCGTGAAGATGTGGTTTTTCAAAAATTACGAAAGCCGGTGA
- a CDS encoding P1 family peptidase: MQQIAFTDIEDITVGHAHNLDAATGCTVVICEKGATAGVDVRGGAPGTRETDLLHPVNLVENIHAVMLAGGSAFGLDAASGVMQYLEERNIGFDVQVTRVPIVCGAVLFDLTIGDHKIRPDREMGYQACRNATNLECAEGNVGAGAGATVGKVLGMERAMKSGLGCHAVQVGALKIGAMVAVNCLGDVIDPETGERLAGLLNEDLTGLADTEAVMIQSFADKRNLFAGNTTIGIIVTNAMLTKSQATKLASMAQNGYARTMRPAHSMFDGDTVFTMATGHVEADLSTLGLLSARVMERAVVSAIKKTSPLFGLKCLADLEGIRCEAEEFCSS, from the coding sequence ATGCAGCAAATAGCCTTCACGGATATAGAGGATATCACAGTAGGACATGCGCACAACCTGGATGCCGCCACGGGCTGCACTGTTGTCATCTGCGAAAAAGGGGCAACGGCCGGCGTTGACGTTAGGGGTGGAGCGCCCGGAACACGCGAAACCGATCTGCTGCATCCCGTCAACCTCGTGGAAAACATCCATGCGGTCATGTTGGCAGGGGGCAGCGCATTCGGCCTCGATGCGGCCTCCGGCGTGATGCAATATCTGGAAGAGAGGAATATCGGTTTTGACGTCCAGGTGACCAGGGTTCCGATTGTTTGCGGGGCGGTTTTGTTCGATCTGACCATTGGCGACCACAAAATAAGACCGGACAGGGAAATGGGTTACCAGGCGTGCCGAAATGCCACGAATCTGGAGTGTGCAGAGGGCAATGTGGGCGCCGGAGCCGGCGCAACGGTGGGCAAGGTATTGGGCATGGAACGGGCCATGAAAAGCGGCCTTGGCTGTCATGCCGTCCAGGTGGGCGCCTTGAAAATCGGCGCGATGGTTGCGGTCAACTGCCTTGGCGACGTGATCGATCCCGAAACCGGAGAGCGGCTGGCGGGCCTCTTGAACGAAGATCTGACGGGATTGGCCGACACGGAAGCAGTTATGATTCAATCTTTTGCCGACAAGAGAAACCTCTTTGCCGGCAATACCACTATCGGAATCATCGTCACCAATGCTATGCTGACCAAATCTCAGGCCACCAAACTGGCCTCCATGGCTCAAAACGGATATGCCAGAACCATGCGGCCTGCGCATTCCATGTTCGATGGGGACACCGTATTCACTATGGCGACAGGACACGTCGAAGCGGATTTGAGTACTCTCGGCCTGCTGTCGGCAAGAGTAATGGAAAGAGCTGTCGTTTCGGCCATAAAGAAAACCTCTCCTCTCTTTGGCCTTAAATGCCTGGCGGATTTGGAGGGCATCAGGTGTGAGGCTGAAGAGTTCTGCAGCAGTTAG
- a CDS encoding RNA polymerase sigma factor, with amino-acid sequence MVAVRTVSVEECSTGETSDAEIIRCVLCGDVNAFEKLMGRYQSRVFSIVMKHVPAESVEDVAQETFLEAYRSLRSFSEKSPFSHWLSRIATRCCYHFWRERSGNPTVPVSSLSDDAEQWMDRVLAASSHEAFEQEAERQEAAEVLAYALGELSIEDRMVLTLVHLDGYPVKEAATLLGWNIVSVKVRAHRSRRKLRKIVSDLLNEKRGGV; translated from the coding sequence GTGGTCGCGGTACGAACGGTTTCGGTGGAAGAGTGCTCGACAGGCGAGACCTCGGATGCGGAGATCATCCGCTGCGTCCTTTGTGGAGATGTCAATGCCTTTGAAAAATTGATGGGGCGCTACCAGTCCCGCGTCTTCAGTATCGTCATGAAGCACGTACCCGCCGAGAGCGTGGAGGACGTGGCCCAGGAGACCTTTCTGGAGGCGTACCGTTCCTTGAGGTCCTTTTCCGAGAAAAGTCCATTCAGCCACTGGCTTTCCAGGATCGCCACACGCTGTTGCTATCACTTTTGGCGCGAACGCAGCGGGAATCCAACAGTGCCGGTGAGCAGCCTTTCTGATGACGCGGAGCAATGGATGGATCGTGTTCTAGCCGCCAGCTCGCATGAAGCCTTTGAACAGGAAGCGGAAAGGCAAGAAGCCGCGGAAGTTCTGGCCTATGCATTGGGTGAGCTCTCCATTGAAGATAGGATGGTCCTGACTTTGGTGCATCTCGACGGCTACCCGGTCAAAGAGGCTGCGACTCTCCTCGGCTGGAATATTGTTTCAGTCAAGGTACGCGCCCACAGGTCCAGGCGTAAGCTCCGCAAAATCGTCTCCGATTTGTTGAATGAGAAGCGAGGTGGAGTATGA